One segment of Candidatus Glassbacteria bacterium DNA contains the following:
- a CDS encoding amidohydrolase family protein, which yields MSAGLDSTSDFMEIVRMPSAETVFERLRPEIGQMPVIDSHEHTRSERERIEFPPGPEQLGYVGCDLCGAGAQWKESEAVENAPDNQDAAREVILKYWPYTRTTGYGRSIERTLRGVFGIEQLNGETYGQLASRLRDGITEGSYEHWFRDKYNIHAVVLDVDSDEDYSPLFFRSLRHAKYFVLCDSRAELEDLERRSGRSIHSAAQMRDAMWSYLERLIEEQPRVVALKNNLAYNRSIAFERTTLAEADRAFNLLFADKFARHADSWIAPHHRSYDELAALQNFLVHESVRFAEEHDLVYQIHTGLQAGYTNRISDSRPSHLVDLVSEYHRVKFVLFHGGFPWGREWGVLGRNFPNIYLDLCWMHIISPATTVQMLDEWLDYVPSNKILGFGGDLKLVESIHGHLEIARDNIARTLARKVVRGDYDIPTALEIARRMLFDNPNRVFGLGIESPAS from the coding sequence TTGAGCGCCGGCTTGGATTCGACCAGCGACTTTATGGAGATTGTCAGGATGCCCAGTGCCGAGACGGTATTCGAACGGTTGAGGCCGGAGATCGGCCAGATGCCGGTGATCGACAGCCACGAGCACACCCGCAGCGAGCGTGAGCGGATCGAGTTCCCGCCGGGACCCGAGCAGCTCGGCTATGTCGGCTGCGATCTGTGCGGAGCGGGGGCGCAGTGGAAGGAGAGCGAGGCTGTGGAAAACGCTCCCGACAACCAGGATGCCGCCCGCGAGGTGATCCTCAAATACTGGCCATATACCCGCACAACCGGCTATGGCCGCAGTATCGAGCGGACGCTGCGCGGAGTGTTCGGGATCGAGCAGCTGAACGGGGAGACTTACGGGCAGCTCGCCTCCCGTCTGCGGGATGGGATAACCGAGGGCAGCTACGAGCACTGGTTCCGCGACAAGTATAATATCCACGCCGTCGTGCTGGACGTGGACAGCGATGAGGACTACTCGCCGCTGTTCTTCCGGAGCCTGCGCCACGCCAAGTATTTCGTCCTCTGCGACAGCCGGGCCGAGCTGGAGGACCTGGAGCGCCGCAGCGGACGGTCGATCCATTCTGCGGCGCAGATGCGCGATGCGATGTGGAGCTATCTGGAGCGGCTGATTGAGGAGCAGCCCCGGGTAGTTGCGCTCAAGAACAACCTGGCTTACAACCGCTCGATCGCGTTCGAGCGCACAACCCTGGCCGAGGCCGACCGGGCGTTCAACCTGCTGTTCGCCGATAAGTTCGCCCGCCACGCCGATAGCTGGATCGCGCCCCATCACCGCAGCTACGATGAGCTGGCCGCACTGCAGAATTTCCTGGTCCACGAATCGGTGCGTTTCGCCGAGGAGCACGATCTGGTCTACCAGATCCACACGGGGCTGCAGGCTGGTTACACCAACAGAATATCCGACAGCCGGCCCTCGCACCTGGTCGACCTGGTGAGCGAATACCACCGGGTGAAATTCGTGCTGTTCCACGGCGGATTCCCCTGGGGCAGGGAATGGGGCGTGCTGGGCAGGAACTTCCCCAACATCTACCTGGACCTGTGCTGGATGCACATCATCAGCCCGGCGACCACGGTGCAGATGCTGGACGAGTGGCTGGACTATGTGCCGTCGAACAAGATCCTCGGTTTCGGCGGCGACCTGAAACTGGTCGAGAGTATCCACGGCCACCTCGAAATCGCGCGGGACAATATCGCGAGGACTCTGGCGCGCAAGGTGGTGCGCGGGGACTACGACATTCCCACGGCGCTGGAAATCGCTCGCCGGATGCTGTTCGATAATCCAAACAGGGTGTTCGGCCTGGGTATCGAGTCCCCGGCGAGCTGA